TACTGCATACACCCACTTCATACTTgtatcatatacaaaatatactttGCCAGTCttatatcttaattttctaaTTAATGTCTAAGAACTATATGATCTACAACTATCAATCTTCATGAACTGCATTTAATTACAATTCAAAACATTGCATCCAATATCATTCACTCTTTATCTTCTTGTTTgaaggaaaaatacaataaaacaagatGTATACACAACCAAGTGATGCTGGGAGTGCATTTACAGTATACATgcctttcaatttctttttttaacatggATCAATCCACGTCTGTTAGTAACCAAAGAATCAATTACCATTTCTTGAATTTTCAGCATTTCTCTCTTCTGTTACTactatcgttactgttatcaatGCTGTTAATATGGCAGGGatgagattatgataatagttcTTAAAAcaataaggaaagggggaaactaGCAAGGTCTGGTGGCCTATTAAATAACCTTTTAGACTTCAAGCTGTGCCATACATAATTTTTAGGAAATGAGGCTAAAATGTGGCCTTATTTTTGAGGAACAACCTTTTTTGTTACAGAACTAGCCAAACAAGTGAACAACTGTGTATGACATGGATAATTGCCACCTGGGCTTTGGGCCTGGTCTGTCATGAAGTTATTAGACATTAATTATAATGCAGGGATTAACTCCTTCATGACTAACCTTATGGAACCATCAAtgtgtaaaaatatgttaaataaataaataaataaataaatataaaaaagacgaagaaaaaataaacaatattatccaCAGATGAAAGTAAACCCTAttgctctctctcatatctacctTGGGGCATTGGTTTGGCTAGAGCGCAAAGACAGTCCGGTGGCGGCAGCAGAGGTGAGGTTATTGGCTGTTGGGCGAACTGATGCTTGGCCTCGCACCAGTCGAATCCCCATTGCCACAAGCTCCTTGGTTCGCTTTACCTGATATATGCTGAATTCCACCTGTTAACAGAGAGGTAAAAGATTGTTAGTATAACATTTTAAATGCACCGATAAATAATTACATTAAGAATTTTACTtgattcttttctcatttcagatTTCACGCCTCCCTGAGAAACATCATTTACAACAGTTGAAACTCCATACCTTATCTCCACTTTGCAAAGGTTTATCACAGTTATTAGCATAGTAGTTTATAGTCTGCTTCACTCCATCTAAAGTGTATGAGATGACTCCAGGTTCCTGCATTTTTTCAGTGGTTAACATCTGGCTATTCTTGTGGGGGCTCCTGGGGCTACCTGGAGCTTCCACTGTAACCTGAGGAAGAGAGAATCAGGTTACTATATTCTCTCTGTGATCTTTTACTTGTGTATACCTATAGCAAGTGATCTGATGCCCGAGTAGGAAAGAATATCTCAACTTAATTAAATCAGCAAGAGATACTTTGCTGGTAATAATTTCACACCTGACCCAATATAAACTTTTTCAGTCATACTTACTTGTCCTTGGAGTCCTTCTTTCACCAACACCTCAAACTTGACAGTGCCCTTCTTCAGACTCTGGATGCGAATGGCACTTTGGCGATTCGGTGACTGATTTGTTGTATCCTGAAGGAAAGTATGCCATTATCTTAGTTATTTTTCATCTCTGCGACttctatatttacaataattcctaaattaaattatatttcccACCACCTAATTTCACAACTAAAAAACAAGATCCAAAACCAATCACAGTCACACACCTGAGCTACAGTAAATTCCACTTCATCATTGATAGCGATCTCATGCTCTGGGTCTAAGAGTTCGTTGTAATGGAAAAACATACGAGCATCCCGATCAGCACACTTGATGAAGCCGAAGCCTTCTTTCAGAGCAACGATCACTCCCTGTTCACGCTTCTCACCAGATACCttgaagctgcaggagaaagataggtttaattttactttttttcctcccttcctctgtgtATAAAAAGTTATGAAGTTAATCTCTGTCTCCTATATGAACCAATTACAAACTTCATATTTCCCATTTTCTACCTTTCATCAAGCAGAGAGATATTTGTGGCCTTCTGCAGGTGGTCCCTCCTATCTGTTGCAATGTTGAACTGGACCCAGTCTCCATGGCGCAAGGTGAAGTCACCCTTCTGGTCACGCTCCCCAAATTTCACCTCCACCTACAAAATACAGGGTACATGAGTGAGGGAAAATAAAatccaaagaaataaagaataaacagaccaaaaaaaaaaaaaaaaagcaaacattcTGAGAAAAGTAGATGCCAGCATTTATTCCACAACTGAAAAAGGAACTAGTACCAACAAATGCTGAGTAACATACCTCTGAGCGGTCTTTGCCCCTATAACGGATGCGTCCATCCAGGGGGTCCTTCTGGTAGAGGCGGGAGTTCTTCTCAATGGGCTTGAGTACTTGACCTTTGATCATCTCCTGGTTGATGTCTTCAAACACAACAGTACCCGGGTTCAGCTTCACCATGTTGGCTGCCACTTCTTTGCCCTTTGGGGAGAAATTGTGATGTGAGTAAAAAATGCAGTTTCTGTGGTGTCTGTAATGAATCAGAAATTAAGTTGCCATTTTCAAAAAGTTATTCCTACTTTCTTTTAGATTTTCAATCATTAAACAGTGTAATTGAAATAAACTACTAGGATGTAGCATATCCCATCTTCTAAAACACCAGTTAAGCAAGGTCTCAATCTCGATCACACTTTCCACTTACATTACGTGTCTGAATGTAGAATTCAACATCATCCCCGAGTTTGAGGCCTCCAGTGATGCCCTTGGCCTCCGAAAAGTGGAAGAAGATCTCATCAACTACATCTGCTCTCTCGATGAACCCGTACGAGTCCTTGATGCCACTCACAACCCCTTGGTACTTCACAGGCTGAGCTGGATTCTCTAGGCGTACATGCCTCGCCGCTAAGTTGCCTGTCCTGCTTCAAGTTGCAATGGTTAATTCGGCTTGTAACTAATTCTCCTTAAAGATCTTCTGTTTATATATGTCATGTGTATGTAAGCTGAGTCAGGACAAACATTTTTCAtgaattataacatttataatcaaatttcagcaggaagaggaaggtgagcaCCAAAGAAAATTAATGGCACTTTATGCAACAGTGTTAAGGAGTTTGTAGTTCATACAACTACTTGGCTCCTTCATAAATTATATTCCTACATACAGATTATAAAAGGACATATAGACCTTTATGAAACAAATCTCATTAATGCAAGAAGTTACAATGTACTTATGTTAGTAATGTCAAATTTTCCTCTATTCTTAAAACTTTTGAGGGACACAAGATTCAAGAGGCCATATGCTATAGCATCACACCTTTAGCACTTTGGTGCATTAACAGAAAGACCAGGATCTACAAGTAGTGAAAAAACAATACTGGGAATTGTTCATTCCCTTCAACTGGCAATGTGAATTTTTATTCCTGTActctaaaaaacattttattctttATCAAGATTTCTTGATAATTTTCTCTTCAAACATTACCAGGATATAATATTGCATTATTAATACACTATGAGTCTAAATTGTTTCTGTATAGTAACATCAAACAACAAAGccattatattaaaatgataaagaaaaaacaatacgatGTAggatatgaaagtaaaaaaaatttttaatacaaattaAGACATGCTCATCCCTGAGGTATAAACTCACCTTTGATTGGTAGCGATCTGGAAACTGACTTTGTCGCCAGGCTTAAGAGTCACATAGCCCTCCACATCCTCCTTGCCATAGGGGAGGAAGAAGCACTCACCCCTATTCTCATAGGTGATTCGGCCCTGGTGCTCACCACCTGATTCACTGCGCAGTTCTGTTGTCACAATACCAATCACCCTCTCCTCGCTCAAAACCTGAAAACAATCAACCTTAGCTCAGAGGATGGTTAGGGAGAACAAGAGAGCATAATAGACAAGTGTGAACCAAGAAAAAAGATGGGTATAAATGgaggaaattataaaatatatattcttaactgtgtgtctatatacatatatgcaaaaataaatcaGGGGCTCCAAATGCACGCAAATACATGTGcatgaaaacacatacacaaacttacCACTTCTGGGGATATCTTGGTAACTGCCGAAGCTATAGGTTTACCAGTGCGACGGTCAAAGGTCACTTCAAACTCAACTGGATCACCAATACGAAGGTGCTCAGTATTACCATCAAACTGTGAGAAGTGGAAAAAGAGTCTTGCCTGTCTCTCACAGCACTGTATGAAGCCATATGTTTGCTGTAAATAGAAACATGGGAAAGGcattaaaatggggggggggggacatgaatATGAATAGACAAAACAATATAAATGGTTAATTAAAGTAGACTCATTTGGACTTAAaaacttataaaataaaatagcaattaACTATCATAAACAAGTATTAAACTAATAAATCTGACAAGACaataaaatagaattttaatCCTCAGGAAAGATTCTCTTCAACACCCTTCAATACTCCTTTGATAGAGTTTCCTTTACAACCCCATTCAACTAAGAAGCAGAGACTAACCAGAAGCTTCTCAATAATTCCAGTTTCCCGCACGCTCTGGCTGTTGTTGCTGGAGAGGCCATTGGTGTGGGAGTAAGAATTTGTTGTCTCAGGGCCATTGGACTCGGAAGGGAAGCCATTGGCATTAAGGGTGAAGGTGCCAATCTTGAAGTCTGCCACTGGAGGGGTGTACTGGGAGTTGGAGTTGGAGCTGTAA
The Penaeus monodon isolate SGIC_2016 chromosome 18, NSTDA_Pmon_1, whole genome shotgun sequence genome window above contains:
- the LOC119584566 gene encoding cold shock domain-containing protein E1-like isoform X1, translated to MDPQWTLFQPPISEPAVLDYNGGTLHHHNRYNGFYESPGSGHHQSRNSHSSIPPPSPTFSSSSSHHNMFSSHMNNQSNQQPTQSNHQTSHHSQPHSQQPQTSSQGPPRSPQLSTSSSNYYSSNSNSQYTPPVADFKIGTFTLNANGFPSESNGPETTNSYSHTNGLSSNNSQSVRETGIIEKLLQTYGFIQCCERQARLFFHFSQFDGNTEHLRIGDPVEFEVTFDRRTGKPIASAVTKISPEVVLSEERVIGIVTTELRSESGGEHQGRITYENRGECFFLPYGKEDVEGYVTLKPGDKVSFQIATNQSRTGNLAARHVRLENPAQPVKYQGVVSGIKDSYGFIERADVVDEIFFHFSEAKGITGGLKLGDDVEFYIQTRNGKEVAANMVKLNPGTVVFEDINQEMIKGQVLKPIEKNSRLYQKDPLDGRIRYRGKDRSEVEVKFGERDQKGDFTLRHGDWVQFNIATDRRDHLQKATNISLLDESFKVSGEKREQGVIVALKEGFGFIKCADRDARMFFHYNELLDPEHEIAINDEVEFTVAQDTTNQSPNRQSAIRIQSLKKGTVKFEVLVKEGLQGQVTVEAPGSPRSPHKNSQMLTTEKMQEPGVISYTLDGVKQTINYYANNCDKPLQSGDKVEFSIYQVKRTKELVAMGIRLVRGQASVRPTANNLTSAAATGLSLRSSQTNAPSTPSNGNITSNSSTNINGKGNTPGPRPSATLHQGFVAALKDTFGFIETISHDKEIFFHFSNVEGDANNLELGQEVEYTLSSRTGPGGKVSAENVRTLAKGTLQMPKILGDIFEGTVLRSMRSINPDQEEYSGLVCVGNEDEGLEQYEFGITGVVNKRELLQPGDQVTFQLDESRRAVSIRAIRKKLIATVDAVKGQYGFLNHETEEGKKLFFHQSEVKDGTILSPGDEVEFVIITNQKTGKSSACSISRIMSKTAPSQRPDRLISRLKNLNCDTSKPRMTVLRQPKGPDGSKGFKLQRTISESQSQVVP
- the LOC119584566 gene encoding cold shock domain-containing protein E1-like isoform X2, producing MDPQWTLFQPPISEPAVLDYNGGTLHHHNRYNGFYESPGSGHHQSRNSHSSIPPPSPTFSSSSSHHNMFSSHMNNQSNQQPTQSNHQTSHHSQPHSQQPQTSSQGPPRSPQLSTSSSNYYSSNSNSQYTPPVADFKIGTFTLNANGFPSESNGPETTNSYSHTNGLSSNNSQSVRETGIIEKLLQTYGFIQCCERQARLFFHFSQFDGNTEHLRIGDPVEFEVTFDRRTGKPIASAVTKISPEVVLSEERVIGIVTTELRSESGGEHQGRITYENRGECFFLPYGKEDVEGYVTLKPGDKVSFQIATNQRTGNLAARHVRLENPAQPVKYQGVVSGIKDSYGFIERADVVDEIFFHFSEAKGITGGLKLGDDVEFYIQTRNGKEVAANMVKLNPGTVVFEDINQEMIKGQVLKPIEKNSRLYQKDPLDGRIRYRGKDRSEVEVKFGERDQKGDFTLRHGDWVQFNIATDRRDHLQKATNISLLDESFKVSGEKREQGVIVALKEGFGFIKCADRDARMFFHYNELLDPEHEIAINDEVEFTVAQDTTNQSPNRQSAIRIQSLKKGTVKFEVLVKEGLQGQVTVEAPGSPRSPHKNSQMLTTEKMQEPGVISYTLDGVKQTINYYANNCDKPLQSGDKVEFSIYQVKRTKELVAMGIRLVRGQASVRPTANNLTSAAATGLSLRSSQTNAPSTPSNGNITSNSSTNINGKGNTPGPRPSATLHQGFVAALKDTFGFIETISHDKEIFFHFSNVEGDANNLELGQEVEYTLSSRTGPGGKVSAENVRTLAKGTLQMPKILGDIFEGTVLRSMRSINPDQEEYSGLVCVGNEDEGLEQYEFGITGVVNKRELLQPGDQVTFQLDESRRAVSIRAIRKKLIATVDAVKGQYGFLNHETEEGKKLFFHQSEVKDGTILSPGDEVEFVIITNQKTGKSSACSISRIMSKTAPSQRPDRLISRLKNLNCDTSKPRMTVLRQPKGPDGSKGFKLQRTISESQSQVVP